The sequence TCGTTTTGATGTTGTCGCAATAACAGGAGGCAACCCTGTGAATTGGATAAAAAACGCATTTCAAACAGAGTGGATTTCATGAGTTTACAAGATCGTATCGAACAACATTTCACTCAAAATACCCTGACTCAACAGGAAGCACTGCTCAACTTAAGCGAAATCATTGAGTTTGCCTCTTTGAGATTGGTCGCAACGCTGCTGAATGACAATAAAATTCTAACATGCGGAAACGGCGGCTCTGCCCTCAATGCCACGCAGTTCGTGGTTAAAATGCTCAACCGTTTTGACCGTGAACGTCCGTCCTTACCCGCTTTTGCACTCACAACCGATACCTCAACTATCACGTCGATTGCAAATGACCTTCTATTTGATGATGTTTATGCCAAACAAATCAGAGCGCTGGGACAAAGCGGCGACATTCTTTTGTTGTATACCGCCAGCGGCAATTCGGCCAACATGGTCAAAGCAGTCAGCGCGGCTCATGACAAAGATATTTCAGTCATTGCCTTAACCGGCCAAGAAGGCGGCATGCTGGCACCCATATTCAATGAAACAGATATAGTAGTACGCGTGCCTTCAAACATAAGACACCGGATTCAAGAAACGCATTTATTGATTACGCATTGCTTGCTGGACCTGGTCGATCAACAACTGTTTGGCGACAACAGCCCATCACGGTAATACGCTGATAGCCCAAAGTGACAGAACAGACTTCAAAAGGAAGTCTGTTCTGTTGACAAGCCATATCCTTATTTCGTTTTCAATAATATCTTTTTTGCATACTCGTTTGGAATTTGAGTAGCTGCTTTTAAGCGCACCGCTTGATAATTGAAAGCCACGCTGCCCTTGGCGGCTTCATTTTTGCCCAGAATAGCCAATGATGCACCGTGACCTTTAGCCGCCGCTTTTTCATACCATTGTGTGGCTTTTTTGACATCCTGCGACATGCCCAAACCCCTGTCATACATCGCCGCCACAACCACCTCAGCTTCCAGTAAACCTTGCTCGGCCGCTTTAAGCATCCAGGCCGCCGCTTCCTGAAGATTGACTTCATAGCCGTCTCTACCCAGTAAAAACAACGCCCCTAATTGGGCCTGGGCAAGCGCATTGCCCTGTTCGGCCGATTCCTTTATGGGTGTCTTTTGTGCGGCCTCTTCGGCATGAGTCATAGCCGTGCCGGACAAGACAAAAACACACACTATCAATTTTATTATTTTTATCATTTCGTCAC comes from Methylicorpusculum oleiharenae and encodes:
- a CDS encoding tetratricopeptide repeat protein, with the protein product MIKIIKLIVCVFVLSGTAMTHAEEAAQKTPIKESAEQGNALAQAQLGALFLLGRDGYEVNLQEAAAWMLKAAEQGLLEAEVVVAAMYDRGLGMSQDVKKATQWYEKAAAKGHGASLAILGKNEAAKGSVAFNYQAVRLKAATQIPNEYAKKILLKTK
- a CDS encoding SIS domain-containing protein, with protein sequence MSLQDRIEQHFTQNTLTQQEALLNLSEIIEFASLRLVATLLNDNKILTCGNGGSALNATQFVVKMLNRFDRERPSLPAFALTTDTSTITSIANDLLFDDVYAKQIRALGQSGDILLLYTASGNSANMVKAVSAAHDKDISVIALTGQEGGMLAPIFNETDIVVRVPSNIRHRIQETHLLITHCLLDLVDQQLFGDNSPSR